Proteins encoded together in one Planctomyces sp. SH-PL14 window:
- a CDS encoding sugar kinase, whose translation MSSLNIRKDACELDLLSLGALVHRLDPGILPFRKARSLDIHVSGGEYNVAANLADCFGLKTGVATAMVKYGIGELVQGRVQEMGVKPFYKWFDHDGVRGPNIATVYSDRGLGARPPVVFYNRANEAGALLKPGDFNWSEIFGKGVRWFHSGGIFAALSETTSQVIIEGMKAAKAAGAVTSFDLNYRAKLWASVGGDKKGQETIQKIVEHVDVLVGNEEDLQKGLGLKGQDVESSSKLDPKAFFGMIKQATAKFPNVKAVATTLREVHSTNRHDWAAVLWLEGKEYVSPTMQLDVVDRIGGGDGFAAGMIYGLLSGKDPEQALRLGWAHGALLTTFPGDTTMARLPEVEQLAKGGSARVQR comes from the coding sequence TGAGCTCGACCTCCTGTCGCTGGGAGCCCTGGTCCACCGGCTCGACCCCGGCATCCTCCCGTTCCGCAAGGCCCGCTCGCTCGACATCCACGTCTCCGGCGGGGAATACAACGTTGCGGCCAACCTGGCCGACTGCTTCGGTCTCAAGACCGGCGTGGCGACCGCGATGGTCAAGTACGGCATTGGCGAGCTGGTCCAGGGCCGCGTCCAGGAGATGGGCGTGAAGCCGTTCTACAAGTGGTTCGACCACGACGGTGTCCGCGGGCCGAACATTGCCACCGTCTACAGCGACCGGGGTCTGGGCGCCCGTCCGCCGGTCGTGTTCTACAACCGTGCCAATGAGGCCGGCGCGCTCCTCAAGCCGGGCGACTTCAACTGGTCCGAGATCTTCGGCAAGGGTGTCCGCTGGTTCCACTCGGGCGGGATCTTTGCCGCCCTGTCGGAGACGACTTCGCAGGTCATCATCGAGGGGATGAAGGCGGCCAAGGCGGCCGGCGCCGTCACCTCGTTCGACCTGAACTACCGCGCCAAGCTGTGGGCGTCGGTCGGCGGCGACAAGAAGGGTCAGGAGACGATCCAGAAGATCGTTGAGCATGTCGACGTGCTGGTCGGCAATGAAGAGGACCTTCAGAAGGGTCTGGGGCTGAAGGGCCAGGACGTCGAGTCCTCGTCGAAGCTCGACCCGAAGGCGTTCTTCGGCATGATCAAGCAGGCGACGGCGAAGTTCCCGAACGTGAAGGCGGTGGCCACGACGTTGCGGGAAGTCCATTCGACGAACCGTCACGACTGGGCGGCCGTGCTGTGGCTTGAAGGGAAGGAATACGTCAGCCCGACGATGCAGCTGGACGTGGTTGACCGGATCGGCGGCGGCGACGGGTTCGCGGCCGGGATGATCTATGGTCTGCTGAGCGGCAAGGATCCGGAGCAGGCGCTGCGTCTGGGCTGGGCGCACGGTGCACTGCTGACGACGTTCCCTGGCGACACCACGATGGCCCGGCTGCCGGAAGTGGAGCAGTTGGCGAAGGGTGGGTCGGCCCGCGTTCAGCGGTAG
- a CDS encoding flagellar protein FliS, with the protein MNRQVQAYRQVKAQGWSRVDMVLALYDRTIASIDEGLERIRLGQPEALSPIRARVQRLLLGLIEGMDIAGDETSRQMARVLVFAMQRMADSTELSWSDARRVIVPLREGFAGIREEAIRGEQQGTIPPLDWRKPVACSA; encoded by the coding sequence ATGAACCGGCAAGTTCAGGCATATCGTCAGGTCAAGGCCCAGGGATGGAGCCGGGTCGACATGGTCCTGGCTCTCTACGACCGAACGATCGCCTCGATCGATGAGGGGCTGGAACGGATCCGCCTCGGCCAGCCGGAGGCCCTGTCCCCGATTCGGGCCCGCGTGCAGCGGTTGCTGCTGGGGCTGATCGAGGGGATGGACATTGCGGGGGACGAGACGAGCCGTCAGATGGCCCGCGTTCTGGTCTTTGCGATGCAGCGGATGGCGGACTCGACGGAACTCAGCTGGAGCGATGCCCGGCGGGTGATTGTTCCGCTGCGTGAGGGTTTTGCGGGGATCCGCGAGGAAGCGATCCGGGGCGAGCAGCAGGGGACGATTCCGCCGCTGGATTGGCGGAAGCCGGTCGCGTGCTCGGCGTAA